One Mesorhizobium sp. J428 DNA segment encodes these proteins:
- a CDS encoding divergent polysaccharide deacetylase family protein encodes MSPAFLGISSRHPLERPLNSSIEQPLGQTGPARKGGFGARRLPLGALTLGVAALAASTFIAMQGSGLRMPVHETVSVPEVAVAPVEPAPAKTTPPPKPRTDGPAIIKVQPEASPSGGTIVIRDPAALERNLRTAHLPDRDLIEESPTGPLPVRAIDGRRPFDVYAGAWSGSRGAKVAIVIGGMGLSQTGTQAAINALPPEVTLGFASAGNSLSRWMQTARQRGHEIVMQVPMEPFDYPSVDPGRDPLTVDADPEENIDHLHRALSRTTNYTGIMNYMGGRFVTEREAMSPVIQELGKRGLMYLDDGSSARSVAPELALGSGVPFAAGDATIDGVRARGDILKKLDQLEATARAKGSAIGIGSAFDVTVEAVTTWVAEARKRGIEIVPVSALANDPEGGR; translated from the coding sequence GTGTCGCCGGCGTTTCTCGGCATATCATCGAGACATCCGCTGGAGCGTCCCCTGAACAGCAGCATCGAGCAGCCGCTTGGCCAGACCGGTCCGGCCCGCAAGGGCGGATTCGGCGCTCGCCGCCTGCCGCTCGGGGCACTGACGCTCGGCGTCGCCGCGCTGGCAGCCTCCACCTTCATCGCGATGCAGGGCAGCGGGCTCAGGATGCCCGTGCACGAGACGGTATCCGTGCCGGAGGTTGCCGTGGCGCCCGTCGAGCCGGCGCCGGCAAAGACGACGCCCCCACCGAAGCCACGGACCGACGGCCCGGCGATCATCAAGGTCCAGCCGGAGGCCTCCCCTTCGGGCGGAACGATCGTCATCCGCGATCCGGCCGCGCTCGAACGCAATCTGCGCACGGCGCACCTGCCCGACCGCGACCTGATCGAGGAGAGCCCGACCGGCCCTCTGCCAGTCCGTGCGATCGACGGGCGGCGGCCCTTCGACGTCTATGCCGGAGCCTGGTCCGGATCGCGGGGCGCCAAAGTGGCGATCGTCATCGGCGGCATGGGCCTGTCGCAGACGGGAACGCAGGCGGCGATCAACGCCTTGCCTCCCGAGGTCACGCTCGGTTTCGCCTCGGCCGGCAACAGCCTCTCGCGCTGGATGCAAACGGCGCGGCAGCGCGGCCACGAGATCGTCATGCAGGTGCCGATGGAGCCGTTCGACTATCCGTCGGTCGATCCGGGGCGTGATCCGCTCACCGTCGACGCCGATCCGGAGGAGAACATCGATCACCTCCACCGTGCCCTGTCGCGCACCACGAACTACACCGGCATCATGAACTACATGGGCGGGCGTTTCGTCACCGAGCGCGAGGCAATGTCGCCTGTCATCCAGGAACTCGGCAAGCGCGGGCTGATGTATCTCGACGACGGCTCCAGCGCCCGCAGCGTTGCGCCCGAGCTCGCGCTCGGCAGCGGCGTGCCGTTCGCGGCCGGCGATGCGACGATCGACGGCGTGCGCGCGCGCGGTGACATCCTGAAGAAGCTCGACCAGCTCGAGGCGACGGCGCGAGCGAAAGGGTCGGCGATCGGCATCGGCTCCGCCTTCGACGTGACGGTCGAGGCGGTCACGACCTGGGTGGCCGAGGCGAGGAAACGGGGCATCGAGATCGTCCCGGTCTCGGCGCTGGCGAACGATCCCGAAGGTGGACGCTGA
- a CDS encoding S41 family peptidase has translation MIRKVSLLFAGALMGASAMSLVYGAPGSSANAAGSSETYRQLAIFGDIFERVRAQYVTPPEEKKLVESAINGMLSSLDPHSSYLNPDAAKDMRVQTRGEFGGLGIEVTMENELVKVISPIEDTPAARAGVLSGDLISQIDGQEVRGLTLEEAVDKMRGQVNTPIDLTIVREGATEPIKVTIIRETIKVRAVRYRVENDVGYIKINSFTEKTFGDLQAAIQSIREKAPSAGVKGYVLDLRLNPGGLLDQAISVSDAFLDKGEIVSTRGRDPEKTERYDSRPGDLIDGKPLIVLVNGGSASASEIVAGALQDHRRATILGTQTFGKGSVQSVIPLPENGALKLTTALYYTPSGSSIQGKGITPDVKVEQPLPEELQGKDLSRGESDLPGHIKGNQEGEEGSGSAAYVPPDPKDDIQLNYALDLIRGTKTDAAFPANPAKAVMNQ, from the coding sequence ATGATTCGTAAGGTGTCGCTTCTGTTCGCGGGTGCGCTGATGGGCGCGTCCGCCATGAGCCTGGTCTATGGCGCACCCGGCTCCAGCGCGAATGCCGCCGGTTCCTCCGAGACCTATCGCCAGCTCGCCATCTTCGGCGACATCTTCGAGCGGGTGCGCGCGCAGTATGTGACGCCGCCCGAGGAGAAGAAGCTGGTCGAGAGCGCCATCAATGGCATGCTCTCCTCGCTCGATCCGCATTCGTCCTACCTCAATCCGGACGCCGCCAAGGACATGCGCGTCCAGACGCGCGGCGAGTTCGGCGGCCTCGGCATCGAGGTCACGATGGAGAACGAGCTGGTGAAGGTCATCTCGCCGATCGAGGACACGCCGGCCGCGCGCGCTGGCGTGCTGTCGGGCGACCTGATCTCGCAGATCGACGGCCAGGAAGTCCGCGGCCTGACGCTTGAGGAAGCGGTCGACAAGATGCGCGGCCAGGTCAACACACCGATCGATCTGACGATCGTACGCGAGGGCGCTACAGAGCCGATCAAGGTCACGATCATCCGCGAGACGATCAAGGTCCGCGCGGTGCGCTACCGTGTCGAGAACGACGTCGGCTACATCAAGATCAATTCCTTCACCGAGAAGACCTTCGGCGACCTCCAGGCCGCGATCCAGTCGATCCGGGAGAAGGCTCCGTCCGCCGGCGTGAAGGGCTATGTGCTCGACCTGCGCCTCAATCCGGGCGGCCTGCTCGACCAGGCGATCAGCGTGTCGGACGCCTTCCTCGACAAGGGCGAGATCGTCTCGACGCGCGGTCGCGACCCGGAGAAGACCGAGCGCTACGACAGCCGGCCGGGCGACCTGATCGACGGCAAGCCGCTGATCGTGCTGGTGAACGGCGGATCGGCCTCGGCCTCCGAGATCGTCGCCGGCGCGCTGCAGGATCATCGCCGCGCGACCATCCTCGGCACCCAGACCTTCGGCAAGGGCTCCGTGCAGAGCGTCATCCCGCTGCCCGAGAACGGCGCGCTGAAGCTCACGACGGCGCTCTACTACACGCCGTCCGGATCCTCGATCCAGGGCAAGGGCATCACGCCCGACGTGAAGGTCGAGCAGCCTCTGCCCGAGGAACTGCAGGGCAAGGATCTGTCCCGCGGCGAATCGGACCTGCCCGGCCACATCAAGGGCAACCAGGAGGGCGAGGAAGGTTCGGGCTCAGCCGCCTATGTCCCTCCGGATCCGAAGGACGACATCCAGCTCAACTACGCGCTGGACCTGATCCGCGGCACCAAGACCGACGCGGCCTTCCCGGCCAATCCCGCCAAGGCGGTGATGAACCAGTAA
- a CDS encoding murein hydrolase activator EnvC: MKRPILIAVLAALSAAGPLAAQAEAPAELEVRQAQTRGEYERITSELSLSDSRQKTLSDEIARLRKDNASITSALIQAAKTEKKLSEDVAAMEDRLGELKDQQAAIRASLSERREVLAEVLGALQRMGLNPPPAILVRPEDALSSVRSSILLGAVVPELREQTTALLADLTELARLGETVATERERLVATIAEQAESRTRLSLLLEEKRKLQEGSEQTLRNEQLRAADLAAKAGNLKDLIASLEAGIEAARKAEEEARLAEEKRAREEARDAERRVPERNRLVEAAPFPALQGTLALPVAGKKIRTFGHVDEAGVTAFGDTVRTQSGAIVTAPSDATVLYAGPFRSYGQLLILDAGGGYHVVLAGLGRISVSQGQPVLAGEPVGAMGETRVASMSAEGSVNAQPELYIEFRKDQKPVDPAPWWQARR; this comes from the coding sequence GTGAAACGCCCGATCCTCATTGCCGTTCTTGCCGCGCTGTCGGCCGCCGGCCCGCTTGCGGCGCAGGCCGAGGCGCCGGCGGAACTCGAGGTGCGGCAGGCGCAGACGCGCGGCGAATACGAGCGCATCACCAGCGAACTCAGCCTTTCCGACAGCCGGCAGAAGACGTTGTCGGACGAGATCGCGCGGCTGCGGAAAGACAACGCCTCGATCACCTCCGCCCTGATCCAGGCCGCCAAGACGGAAAAGAAGCTCTCCGAAGACGTGGCGGCGATGGAAGACAGGCTGGGCGAGCTGAAGGACCAGCAGGCCGCGATCCGCGCCTCGCTGTCCGAGCGCCGCGAGGTGCTGGCCGAGGTGCTGGGCGCCTTGCAGCGGATGGGGCTGAACCCGCCGCCCGCAATCCTCGTCCGCCCGGAGGACGCGCTGTCCTCCGTGCGTAGCTCGATCCTTCTCGGCGCGGTGGTGCCGGAACTGCGCGAGCAGACGACCGCGCTTCTCGCCGATCTCACCGAGCTGGCGCGGCTCGGCGAGACCGTCGCCACCGAGCGCGAGCGCCTCGTCGCGACCATTGCGGAGCAGGCCGAGAGTCGCACGCGGCTGTCACTTTTGCTTGAAGAGAAGCGGAAGCTGCAGGAGGGCTCGGAGCAGACGCTTCGGAACGAGCAGCTTCGCGCCGCCGATCTCGCGGCCAAGGCCGGCAACCTGAAGGACCTGATCGCCTCGCTGGAGGCGGGCATCGAAGCCGCCCGCAAGGCCGAGGAAGAGGCGAGGCTTGCGGAGGAAAAGAGGGCGCGCGAAGAGGCGAGAGACGCCGAACGCCGCGTTCCCGAGCGGAATCGCCTGGTGGAGGCGGCACCATTCCCTGCCTTGCAGGGCACGCTCGCCCTGCCGGTCGCCGGCAAGAAGATCCGGACCTTCGGGCATGTCGACGAGGCTGGAGTCACCGCATTCGGCGACACGGTAAGGACACAATCGGGCGCAATCGTCACTGCGCCGTCCGACGCCACGGTTCTGTATGCCGGTCCGTTCCGTTCCTATGGCCAACTCTTGATCCTCGATGCCGGCGGCGGCTATCATGTCGTTCTGGCGGGGCTGGGCAGAATCAGCGTTTCGCAGGGTCAACCGGTACTGGCGGGAGAGCCTGTGGGCGCAATGGGCGAGACGCGGGTCGCAAGCATGTCCGCGGAAGGCAGTGTGAATGCGCAGCCGGAACTCTATATTGAGTTCCGCAAGGACCAAAAACCCGTCGATCCCGCCCCGTGGTGGCAGGCTCGCAGATGA
- a CDS encoding peptidoglycan -binding protein, translating into MALARGRRERRTIDYWPGFVDALSTLLLAIMFLLSVFVLAQFLLSREISGKDEVLDRLNSQINELTQLLALERSNTQDAEDSLAGLRASLESVESERDRLQQLLDRGAGAGAVADQKIDELSGQLESEKQMSQRALSQVELLNQQIAALRKQIGALEAALDVSEQRDRESNTKIADLGRRLNVALAQRVKELNRYRSDFFGRLREILSDRENIRIVGDRFVFQSEVLFASGSDVINPAGQDEMKKLADAIIELQREIPPEINWVLRVDGHTDNVQLSGTGRFRDNWELSSARATSVVKYLIANGVPANRLVAAGFGEFQPLDAADTQEARDRNRRIELKLTER; encoded by the coding sequence ATGGCGCTGGCGCGCGGCCGCCGCGAGCGGCGGACGATCGACTACTGGCCGGGCTTCGTCGACGCGCTCTCGACGCTGCTGCTCGCGATCATGTTCCTGCTGTCGGTCTTCGTGCTGGCGCAGTTCCTGCTCAGCCGAGAGATCAGCGGCAAGGACGAGGTGCTCGACCGGCTCAATTCGCAGATCAACGAACTGACCCAGCTCCTGGCGCTCGAACGCTCGAACACGCAGGACGCGGAGGATTCGCTCGCGGGGCTGCGCGCTTCGCTCGAAAGCGTCGAGAGCGAGCGCGACCGGTTGCAGCAACTGCTCGACCGCGGCGCCGGAGCGGGCGCGGTGGCCGACCAGAAGATCGACGAACTGTCGGGGCAGCTGGAAAGCGAGAAGCAGATGAGCCAGCGGGCGCTGTCGCAGGTCGAGCTGCTCAACCAGCAGATCGCAGCGCTGCGCAAGCAGATCGGGGCGCTTGAAGCCGCGCTTGACGTGTCGGAGCAGCGCGACCGCGAATCCAACACCAAGATCGCCGATCTCGGCCGCCGCCTGAATGTTGCGCTGGCGCAGCGCGTCAAGGAGCTCAATCGCTATCGCTCGGATTTCTTCGGGCGCCTGCGCGAGATTCTGTCCGACCGCGAGAACATCCGCATCGTCGGCGACCGCTTCGTCTTCCAGTCGGAAGTGCTCTTCGCGTCGGGTTCTGACGTGATCAATCCGGCGGGGCAGGACGAGATGAAGAAGCTCGCCGATGCAATCATCGAGCTGCAGCGCGAGATCCCCCCTGAGATCAACTGGGTGCTCAGGGTCGATGGGCATACCGACAACGTCCAGCTCTCAGGTACCGGCCGCTTCCGCGACAACTGGGAACTGTCGAGCGCGCGTGCGACCTCCGTCGTCAAATATCTGATCGCCAACGGCGTGCCGGCGAACCGGCTCGTGGCGGCCGGCTTCGGCGAGTTCCAGCCGCTCGACGCCGCCGACACCCAGGAAGCGCGCGACCGCAACCGGCGCATCGAGCTGAAGCTGACGGAGCGCTGA
- a CDS encoding MotA/TolQ/ExbB proton channel family protein, giving the protein MALFKSADIDGLGSAYDPQKLSSPQVFLLSMLVFLAIAGFVAAILYRQISAAFVTNPGLNGLILGVLTVGILLAFVQVGRLFREVKWVNSFRAGSETTEPVLLAPMKALLSRSSAMTLTTNSMRSILDSIATRLDESRDISRYLIGLLVFLGLLGTFWGLLGTIGSISQTIQSLDPGSGDANDVLNSLKSGLSAPLSGMGTAFSSSLFGLAGSLVLGFLDLQAGRAQTRFYTELENWLSTVTDLGSDFAIDPSKAGTSDEIKALSERLRMIQESGGSNQRVATAMASLAEGISGLVKNMRNEQQMMRDWIEAQSDEQKRLRETLERVAAGLDKQKVN; this is encoded by the coding sequence ATGGCATTGTTCAAATCTGCCGATATTGACGGTTTGGGCAGTGCATACGATCCCCAGAAACTTTCCTCTCCCCAGGTCTTCCTCTTGTCGATGCTGGTGTTCCTGGCGATCGCCGGTTTCGTCGCCGCGATCCTCTACCGGCAGATCTCGGCCGCCTTCGTCACCAATCCCGGCCTGAACGGCCTCATCCTCGGCGTGCTGACCGTCGGCATCCTGCTCGCCTTCGTGCAAGTCGGTCGGCTGTTCCGCGAAGTGAAGTGGGTGAATTCGTTCCGCGCCGGCAGCGAGACCACCGAGCCGGTGCTGCTGGCGCCGATGAAGGCGCTCCTGAGCCGCTCGTCGGCGATGACGCTCACCACCAACTCGATGCGCTCGATCCTCGATTCCATCGCGACCCGGCTCGACGAGAGCCGCGACATCTCGCGCTACCTGATCGGCCTCCTGGTGTTCCTCGGCCTGCTCGGCACGTTCTGGGGCCTGCTCGGCACGATCGGCTCGATCAGCCAGACGATCCAGTCGCTGGACCCGGGCTCGGGCGATGCCAACGACGTGCTCAATTCGCTGAAGTCGGGGCTGTCGGCGCCGCTGTCGGGCATGGGCACCGCCTTCTCGTCCTCGCTGTTCGGCCTCGCCGGCTCGCTCGTGCTGGGTTTCCTCGACCTGCAGGCCGGCCGCGCGCAGACACGTTTCTACACCGAACTCGAGAACTGGCTCTCCACGGTCACCGACCTCGGCTCCGACTTCGCCATCGATCCGTCCAAGGCCGGCACGTCGGACGAGATCAAGGCGCTGTCCGAACGGCTGCGGATGATTCAGGAATCCGGCGGGTCGAACCAGCGTGTGGCAACCGCCATGGCGAGCCTCGCCGAGGGCATCTCCGGCCTCGTCAAGAACATGCGCAACGAGCAGCAGATGATGCGCGACTGGATCGAAGCCCAGTCCGACGAGCAGAAGCGCCTGCGCGAGACGCTGGAGCGCGTCGCCGCCGGACTCGACAAGCAGAAAGTCAACTGA
- a CDS encoding hemolysin III family protein: MSDLSRPHFMNFRVPSRAELIADGVVHAVGILIAIAVGAALLALSAGRTGTGEYVSLIFYLASLLTMLGVSCAYNLWPHSPVKWVLRRADHAGIYLLIAGTYTPFLMNVSDPLVSGTMMGIVWGGAAIGIAVKLFLPGRFDGLAIVFYLAIGWSGAIMLRSLADILPTTTIWLIAAGGAAYSCGVIFFVWRNLRFQSAVWHAFVVTGATLHLAAMTDFMVVTRV, from the coding sequence ATGAGTGATCTCTCGCGCCCGCATTTCATGAATTTCAGGGTTCCTTCGAGGGCCGAACTGATCGCGGACGGCGTCGTCCATGCCGTCGGTATTCTGATCGCGATCGCGGTCGGGGCGGCGCTGCTTGCGCTCTCCGCCGGCCGCACGGGAACGGGCGAATACGTCTCGCTGATCTTCTATCTCGCCTCGCTGCTCACCATGCTCGGCGTCTCCTGCGCCTACAATCTCTGGCCGCACTCGCCGGTGAAATGGGTTCTGCGGCGCGCGGACCATGCGGGGATCTACCTCCTGATCGCCGGAACCTACACGCCCTTCCTGATGAACGTCTCCGATCCGCTCGTGTCGGGCACGATGATGGGAATCGTCTGGGGAGGGGCCGCGATCGGCATTGCGGTCAAGCTTTTCCTGCCGGGTCGATTCGACGGGCTCGCGATCGTCTTCTACCTCGCCATCGGCTGGAGCGGCGCGATCATGCTGCGCTCGCTGGCCGACATTTTGCCGACGACCACGATCTGGCTGATCGCCGCCGGGGGTGCCGCCTATTCCTGCGGCGTCATCTTCTTCGTCTGGCGTAACCTGCGCTTCCAGAGCGCTGTCTGGCATGCCTTCGTCGTCACCGGCGCCACGCTGCATCTGGCCGCGATGACTGATTTCATGGTGGTGACGCGGGTCTGA
- a CDS encoding inositol monophosphatase family protein, which yields MPRSAIINVMVQAATKAGRSLSRDFGEVQNLQVSLKGPGDFVSQADKRAEEIIHTELSRSRPDYSFLMEESGEVVGSDSQHRFIIDPLDGTTNFLHGIPIFAVSIGLERQGQIVAGVIYNPAMDELYTAERGGGAFLNDRRLRVGARRKLADSVIGTGIPHLGRGHHGNFLIEMRHVMGEVAGVRRMGAAALDLAYVAAGRLDGFWETGLQPWDMAAGILMIREAGGFVSDGDGGTDMLGRGSIVAGNEVIHKALLQTIRKPLPRSI from the coding sequence ATGCCGCGTTCGGCGATCATCAACGTCATGGTTCAGGCCGCCACGAAGGCCGGCCGCTCGCTTTCGCGCGATTTCGGCGAGGTGCAGAACCTGCAGGTCTCGCTGAAGGGACCGGGCGACTTCGTCAGCCAGGCCGACAAGCGCGCCGAGGAGATCATCCACACCGAGCTGTCGCGCTCGCGCCCTGACTATTCGTTCCTGATGGAGGAGAGCGGCGAGGTCGTCGGCTCCGACAGCCAGCACCGCTTCATCATCGATCCGCTCGACGGCACCACCAACTTCCTGCATGGCATCCCGATCTTCGCCGTCTCGATCGGGCTTGAACGGCAGGGCCAGATCGTCGCCGGCGTGATCTACAATCCCGCGATGGACGAGCTCTACACCGCCGAGCGCGGCGGCGGCGCATTCCTGAATGACCGGCGCCTGCGCGTCGGCGCGCGGCGCAAGCTTGCCGACAGTGTCATCGGCACCGGCATCCCGCATCTCGGCCGCGGCCATCACGGCAATTTCCTGATTGAGATGCGCCACGTGATGGGCGAGGTCGCGGGCGTGCGGCGGATGGGCGCTGCGGCGCTCGACCTTGCCTATGTGGCGGCCGGCCGGCTCGACGGCTTCTGGGAGACGGGCCTGCAGCCGTGGGACATGGCGGCCGGCATCCTGATGATCCGCGAGGCCGGCGGCTTCGTCTCCGACGGCGACGGCGGCACCGACATGCTGGGCAGGGGCTCGATTGTCGCCGGCAACGAGGTCATCCACAAGGCGCTGCTGCAGACGATCCGCAAGCCGCTGCCGCGCTCGATCTGA
- the efp gene encoding elongation factor P codes for MAKISGSEIRPGTVIEHDGGLWAAVKSNTVKPGKGGAYNQVELKNLINGTKLNERFRSAETVEQVQLELKDFSFLYEEGDALVFMDTESYEQLELAKDFVGDRAAFLQDGMMVTVQLYEERPIGIALPDHVTLTVTEADPVVRGQTAASSYKPAVLENGIRVLVPPFIEAGERILVDTNEISYMRRAD; via the coding sequence ATGGCCAAGATCAGCGGCAGCGAAATCCGTCCAGGCACGGTGATCGAGCACGACGGCGGGCTCTGGGCCGCGGTCAAGTCCAACACCGTCAAGCCCGGCAAGGGTGGCGCCTACAACCAGGTCGAGCTCAAGAACCTCATCAACGGCACCAAGCTCAACGAGCGCTTCCGCTCGGCCGAGACTGTCGAGCAGGTGCAGCTCGAACTGAAGGACTTCTCCTTCCTCTACGAAGAGGGCGACGCGCTGGTGTTCATGGACACCGAGTCCTACGAGCAGCTCGAACTCGCCAAGGATTTCGTCGGCGATCGCGCCGCCTTCCTGCAGGACGGGATGATGGTGACGGTGCAGCTCTACGAGGAGAGGCCGATCGGCATCGCGCTGCCCGACCACGTGACGCTGACGGTCACCGAGGCCGATCCGGTGGTGCGGGGCCAGACGGCCGCCTCGTCCTACAAGCCCGCGGTGCTGGAGAACGGCATCCGCGTGCTCGTTCCGCCCTTCATCGAGGCGGGCGAACGGATACTCGTCGACACCAACGAAATCAGCTACATGCGCAGGGCCGACTAG
- a CDS encoding tetratricopeptide repeat protein, which yields MRLTTPALLLAALIASPLSAAAQEPKPSQEPTGAITAPAKPDEPALAANAVAPVAPVTPTPEPTEPSPQALPQPAPSAPSEAAGPGIDPNRFGERLPDNVFGAFQRGEYITAFNLALPRAQAGDPAAMTLVAEIYARGLGVPKDEKKAVEWYEKAAHAGVSEAKFQYALILLDGRLVKRDVPRARELMQAAADDGNRLAQFNLAQIIIDREPGPAGQLKAVEYYMKAAEAGLADAQYAVAQIYANGAGGITQDLPEARRWLILAARQGFDTAQVDLATWLVEGKGGARDMKAGFGWMHRAAQGGNVAAQNRLAKLYVEGLGVAPDIIEGTAWYIRARRAGLSDYYMDDVMNGLTDEEQKKAIERANRLR from the coding sequence ATGAGACTAACGACGCCCGCCCTGCTTCTTGCCGCGCTGATCGCGTCGCCGCTGTCGGCGGCCGCCCAGGAGCCGAAACCGTCGCAGGAGCCCACCGGCGCAATCACCGCGCCCGCCAAGCCGGACGAGCCCGCGCTGGCCGCGAATGCCGTCGCGCCGGTGGCGCCGGTCACGCCGACGCCCGAGCCGACGGAGCCGTCGCCTCAGGCGTTACCCCAGCCTGCTCCCTCCGCGCCGTCGGAAGCCGCGGGGCCTGGTATCGATCCGAACCGTTTCGGCGAGCGGCTGCCGGACAATGTGTTCGGGGCGTTCCAGCGCGGCGAGTACATCACCGCTTTCAACCTGGCGCTGCCGCGCGCGCAGGCCGGCGATCCGGCGGCCATGACGCTGGTCGCCGAGATCTATGCGCGCGGGCTCGGCGTGCCGAAGGATGAGAAGAAGGCGGTCGAGTGGTATGAGAAGGCGGCGCACGCGGGCGTATCCGAGGCGAAGTTCCAGTATGCGCTGATCCTGCTCGACGGGAGGCTGGTCAAGCGCGACGTGCCGCGGGCACGGGAACTGATGCAGGCGGCGGCCGACGACGGCAACCGGTTGGCGCAGTTCAACCTGGCGCAGATCATCATCGACCGCGAGCCCGGCCCGGCAGGCCAACTCAAGGCCGTGGAATATTACATGAAGGCGGCCGAGGCGGGGCTGGCCGACGCGCAATATGCCGTCGCACAGATCTACGCCAACGGCGCCGGCGGCATCACACAGGACCTGCCGGAAGCGCGCAGGTGGCTGATACTTGCCGCACGGCAGGGCTTCGACACCGCGCAGGTGGATCTCGCGACCTGGCTGGTCGAGGGCAAGGGCGGTGCGCGCGACATGAAAGCCGGCTTCGGCTGGATGCACCGCGCGGCCCAAGGCGGCAACGTCGCGGCGCAGAACCGGCTCGCCAAGCTCTATGTCGAAGGCCTCGGCGTCGCGCCGGACATCATCGAAGGAACCGCCTGGTATATCCGTGCCCGCCGCGCCGGCCTCTCCGATTATTACATGGACGACGTGATGAACGGCCTGACCGACGAGGAGCAGAAGAAGGCGATCGAGCGGGCGAACCGCCTCAGATAG
- a CDS encoding thiamine phosphate synthase, with amino-acid sequence MNDELPNRCRLVLVADPKKGGAMEAPRVLDALSGGDVASLILVGGAVEDAEFQKYCEAIVPDAQARGVAVVISGDSRIVGRVGADGIHLETGKADIDAAVRKHDGRLIVGAGGAKTRHDALELGEAQPDYIFFGRFGFDADPAPHPRNLDLARWWAEIVNVPCIAQGGSEIASAEAVAATGAEFVALSSAIFNGTMKPSEAVAAVNELLDRTAPRFEDE; translated from the coding sequence ATGAACGACGAACTGCCAAACCGCTGCCGCCTCGTGCTTGTCGCCGACCCGAAGAAAGGCGGCGCGATGGAGGCACCGCGCGTTCTCGACGCGCTGTCCGGCGGCGATGTCGCCTCGTTGATCCTGGTCGGCGGAGCCGTCGAGGATGCGGAGTTCCAGAAATATTGCGAGGCGATCGTTCCCGATGCGCAGGCGAGGGGAGTGGCCGTGGTGATTTCCGGCGACAGCCGCATCGTCGGCCGCGTCGGCGCCGACGGCATCCACCTGGAGACCGGCAAGGCGGACATCGACGCCGCGGTGCGCAAGCATGACGGCCGGCTGATTGTCGGCGCAGGCGGTGCCAAGACCCGCCACGACGCGCTGGAGCTCGGCGAGGCCCAGCCGGACTACATTTTCTTCGGCCGCTTCGGCTTCGACGCCGATCCCGCGCCGCATCCGCGCAATCTCGATCTGGCGCGGTGGTGGGCCGAGATCGTCAACGTGCCGTGCATCGCGCAGGGCGGATCTGAGATCGCCTCCGCCGAGGCCGTGGCTGCGACCGGTGCGGAGTTCGTCGCCCTGTCGTCGGCGATCTTCAACGGAACGATGAAGCCCTCTGAGGCGGTCGCCGCGGTGAACGAACTGCTCGACCGCACCGCTCCGAGGTTCGAGGACGAATGA
- a CDS encoding sulfite exporter TauE/SafE family protein — MIPLISDPIFYAVAIPAVILVGLSKGGLGGAAGFIGVPMMALATSPVQAAAILLPILLLMDAVSLWTWRGGYDRTILAQTIPGSLVGIGLGWLTAAIVSAGIVRLMLGIVAIVFVGRWLYTLVRRTGHIRQQPNAAKAAFWSVVSGYTSFVAHAGGPPFQVYTLPLRLDPRVFTSTGVYFFAFMNVVKLVPYFALGQFDRTNLATSLLLMPLAPLATLAGAWVVRRMRPDVFYPFTYGVMALIAAKLVWDGVSAILP; from the coding sequence ATGATTCCCCTGATCTCCGACCCGATCTTCTACGCCGTCGCCATCCCGGCCGTCATCCTCGTCGGGCTGTCCAAGGGCGGCCTGGGCGGCGCGGCCGGCTTCATCGGCGTGCCGATGATGGCGCTGGCGACGTCGCCGGTCCAGGCGGCGGCGATACTGCTGCCGATCCTCCTCCTGATGGACGCCGTGTCGCTCTGGACCTGGCGCGGCGGCTACGACCGGACGATCCTCGCCCAGACCATTCCCGGCTCGCTGGTGGGCATCGGGCTCGGCTGGCTGACGGCCGCGATCGTCTCCGCCGGCATCGTGCGTCTCATGCTCGGTATCGTCGCGATCGTCTTCGTCGGCCGCTGGCTCTACACGCTGGTGCGCCGCACCGGGCACATCCGTCAGCAGCCGAACGCGGCGAAGGCCGCATTCTGGAGCGTCGTCTCCGGCTATACGAGCTTCGTGGCGCATGCGGGTGGGCCGCCCTTCCAGGTCTACACGCTGCCGCTTCGGCTCGACCCGCGCGTCTTCACCAGCACCGGCGTCTACTTCTTCGCCTTCATGAACGTCGTGAAGCTCGTGCCCTATTTCGCGCTCGGCCAGTTCGACCGGACCAACCTCGCGACCTCGCTGCTGCTGATGCCGCTGGCGCCGCTCGCGACGCTGGCGGGAGCCTGGGTCGTGCGCCGGATGCGGCCGGACGTGTTCTATCCCTTCACCTACGGCGTGATGGCGCTGATCGCGGCCAAGCTCGTATGGGACGGCGTATCGGCAATTCTACCATGA